The Methanobrevibacter sp. genome includes the window ATTATCAGGAATAATGGATAAGCGATTCTCCAGATGTTTGTAGTTGCATTTGACTTTAAAACACTATTAAAAAGAGGAATTCCTCCAATTAATACTATATTTAAAGCTTGCAATACTAGAGCTATTAAAACAAGAATGACCAATAGTTTTTCAGATAGGAAATTGATTGTTTTGGTTTTTTCAACTGTAATTTTATGATTCACAACTAAAAATCCTGCTGCAAAGATTATGCTTGCAGAAATGACTACCAAAAATACGCTCATTTTTAGTGGATCTTCAAATCTGTAGTCAAATGATCCTGCATAACCCATTGCCAAAAAGATGATAATTGCAACTACAACTATTAATGGGTTAAAAAAATCAATCTTTTTAATATTCATTCTATCCTCCAAGTTCCAATGAAGAAATGCATAGGTTTCCACCAAAGTTAGGCATAGCAGCTACATGGGTGTGGATATAACTTGCAAGTGTATTTCTTTCCATGAATCCATCCTGGTTATTGTAAGTTCCTTTTCCTCTCAATATGTTGAATGCTAGTTTGTGTTTAATATTTGTGTCATCTACAAGAACTTTTGAGTAGTGGAACTCGTGTCCGTGGAATTTTTCACCTTTTTTAGAAATTATGTTGTCTTCTTTAACTTCAGCTATTGTGTACTTTAATGCTTGTACTCTATCTGTTAAAACTGACTTGTAAGGATATACATTTACCATTGCATCTTCATGGATGGAATTCATAAGGTACATTAAACCACCACATTCGGCAAATATAGGTCTATCTTCTAGGTGAAAGTTCTTGATTTGGGATAGCATATTCTGATTTGCATTAAGTTCTTTGGTGAATAGTTCGGGATATCCTCCACCAATGTACAATCCGTCAACATCAGGTAACTCCTCATCGTTCAATGGTGAGAAATATTCTATTTTAGCATTATTTGCTTCTAATGATTCAATATTTTCTTTATAGTAGAAATTAAATACTTCATCATAAGCAACTCCTATTTTAACAGGTTGTTTGTTTAATTTATTCCAAATTGGAGTAATGTCTGATGTGATTTCTGGTGCAGTCTTTGCAATTTCAACTAATCTATCTAGATTAATTGAATTTTTAATAACTTCAGACCATAAATCAATGAATTTAAGTGAATTTTCTCTTTCACGAGCAGGAACAAGACCTAAATGTCTTTGTTCAATGGAAATATTGTTATCACGTATGATTCCACCAATAACTTCTGTCTTTGTTATTTCTTCAATTGATCTTTTAGTTTTTTCGTAATGTGCTTGGTTTTTAACTTTATTTAAAATAACACCTGCAATGTTGATTTCGGGGTCTAATGCTTTAAAACCCAATACAATTGCTGCTGCACTTTTAACTAAACTTCTAGAATTGATAATTAAGATTACTGGTGCTTTCAATGATTTTGCAACAGAAGCGGTACTTCCAATATCGTTTACAGAATCAATTCCTTCATACAATCCCCTTACTCCTTCGATAATGGCAATGTCTTTTCCATTCATTCCTTTTAGATAGGAATCTCTGACTTGTCCTTCTTGCATAAAAAATGAGTCAAGATTTCTTGAAACATTTCCTGTAGCTAATGTATGGTAAGATGGATCAATGTAATCCGGTCCAACTTTAAATGGCTGAACATTATATTTTTCACTTAAAGCTTTCATTATTCCAGTAGCGATTGTGGTTTTTCCAACTGCACTGCCGGTTCCTGCTAAAATAATTCTCATGATATTATAATATGTGGAGGGTATTTTATTAATTTATCTTTTTAAAAATAAACACTTGTTAATAATATTTTATAATATATATTAACGCTATTTATATTTAAAATTAAATAAATTAGTATAAATATTGTTTTTTCCTAATAGGATTGTCTATTTTTTGTTATATTGTAATATAAGTGGCTATTGCAGGGTATTATTGTTGAAGATTATTTAAAAAATACCAAATTGTTTATATATTATGTTTAAGATAAATATTGTGTGTATATATAATTTTTTTTAAAAATAGCTTAGCTGTTTTTTTATATATATTCAAAAAAATTAAAATGTGGTTAATTATGAAGAAATCGGTTAGTATACTATTTTGCTTTTTAGTAATGATATTGTCGATTTCTGCTGTTTCTGCAGCAGACATGGATTTGGATCCTGAATTGGCACTGCCGAAATCTGATGTAGGTATTGGAGCATCAGATGGGGAGGTATTGGCTGATGATGGAAGTGGTGATTTCACCTCACTTCAAAACTCTATCGATGATGACGGAAGTACATTAATTTTAACTTCCGACTATAAACGGGTAGATGGAGATAGTGATGTGTCAATTACTAAAGATGTTACAATTATAGGTAACAATCACAAAATTGATGCAGATAAAAAAGGTGGAATTTTTAAGGTGAATACTGGTTGCACTTTGACTTTAATTGGTGTAACCTTAATTAATGGTAATAATGAAAAAGGTGGAGCAATTTACAATGATGGTGGAGTTTTAAACATTGTTAATTCTCAATTAATAAATAATACTGCTACTGAAAGTGGTGGGGCGATTTACAATGCTAAGTCTAGTTCCATATATGTGAGTAGCTCTACTTTTGATGGTAATGATTTAACTGACCGGCATTTTAACGGTTGGGGAGGTGCTGCTATTTATAATGATGGCGGTTCTATAATAATGGATGATTGTAGAGTTACAAATAACTTAAAAAATATCGTGCACCGTGGTGGAACTGGAAATTACGCAGGTGATTTGTCTAGTGCTGCTTTAGCAAGCTATAATGATGGTTCTGTAATTATAACTAATTCTTATTTTGCAAACAATAGCGGATCTTATGGTGGAGCTATTTTATTTGATAAAGGTGTATTGGATATAAGAAATACTGCTTTTGTGAATAACTTTGCATTTAATGGAGGTGCAATTGATATTGTTGATGGAACTTATACTATATCCAATTGTACTTTTAAAGAAAACAATGCTAAAGGTACTGGAAGTACAAAGGATAATAATGCTCATGGTGGTGCATTATGTATAGTATATGAAACTGCTGGGGAATGTGTAGTCTCAGATTGTATTTTTGAAGATAATTCTGCTGTTTATGGTGGTGCTGTTTCAAATTCCAATGCTAAATTTGTTGATTGTACTTTTATAAATAATACAGCTAGTGCATCTAATTCTGAGACATTCAATGGAAAAAGAAATAATAGAGGAGGATTTGGTGGTGCAATTTATAGTGATAAACAAATAACTGTCATTGATTCAAATTTCACCAATAATACTTCTCGCTCTTATGGATTATATATTAAAAATGCTGCTGATATTTCTGGTTCTTCTTTTAATAATAGTGCTATAAATGTTGTAGGTACTATCAATGTTAATGATAATGAGAATGCAGAAATTTTCTGTGCTCTATATGGTAATGTTAATATTGGTTCTGGTGAAATTCCTTCTGTGAAATCGGGTACTGTTTATTATGCTCCTACTTCTTTTGCGGATTTACAAACTTTAATTAATAATTGTGCTTCTAAAATTAGGGTAACATGTGATGTTACAAAATTGGCAAGTGAAGAAGAAACATTTGCAAATGGAATTACTGTTGCTAAATCCATAACTATTGATATGCTTGGTCATACTATTACTTCCAATAATGGTAAGGTGTTCAATATTGCAAAAGGCATTACTTTAACTTTAATTAATGCTACTGTTATTGGCGATGGTAATGCTGCAATTTATAATGAGGGTACATTAGGATTGAGTTTATCCAATCCGTCCAATTTTGATAATTTTGGTGATTATGCGATTGATAATAATGGTGTTCTCTATAAGGATGGTTTAACTACTTTTACACAATTAAATGATTTAATTAATTTGGTTAATGGTGGAGAAATACAAATCGTTAAATCTAAAATTACTCAAACAGAAGAAGAAAAAGATAATTTTGCTAATGGTATTTTAATTAATAAGGATTTAACTATCACAGGCTATTATTATAAGGATATTTTAGCTAAAATTGACGCTGCAAAATATTCTAGAATATTTAATGTTGTCGATGGAGCTACATTAACTTTGAATAAAATTATTTTATCAAATGGTAATGCCGATAAAGGTGCTGGTGTTTATGTTGAGGATGGTGCTTCTTTAATAGTTAACAGTGTGAAGTTCATTAATAATACTGCGGTTACTCGTGGTGGTGCTATTTACTCTGAAGGTAATGTTGCTGTGAATAAAGCAATTTTTGATGGTAATGATGTTACTTTCCGTTCTAAGAATGTGGATAATGGTGGTG containing:
- the cfbB gene encoding Ni-sirohydrochlorin a,c-diamide synthase, which gives rise to MRIILAGTGSAVGKTTIATGIMKALSEKYNVQPFKVGPDYIDPSYHTLATGNVSRNLDSFFMQEGQVRDSYLKGMNGKDIAIIEGVRGLYEGIDSVNDIGSTASVAKSLKAPVILIINSRSLVKSAAAIVLGFKALDPEINIAGVILNKVKNQAHYEKTKRSIEEITKTEVIGGIIRDNNISIEQRHLGLVPARERENSLKFIDLWSEVIKNSINLDRLVEIAKTAPEITSDITPIWNKLNKQPVKIGVAYDEVFNFYYKENIESLEANNAKIEYFSPLNDEELPDVDGLYIGGGYPELFTKELNANQNMLSQIKNFHLEDRPIFAECGGLMYLMNSIHEDAMVNVYPYKSVLTDRVQALKYTIAEVKEDNIISKKGEKFHGHEFHYSKVLVDDTNIKHKLAFNILRGKGTYNNQDGFMERNTLASYIHTHVAAMPNFGGNLCISSLELGG